Proteins encoded together in one Opisthocomus hoazin isolate bOpiHoa1 chromosome 27, bOpiHoa1.hap1, whole genome shotgun sequence window:
- the LOC104330395 gene encoding nuclear receptor ROR-beta, translated as MRAQIEVIPCKICGDKSSGIHYGVITCEGCKGFFRRSQQNNASYSCSRQRNCLIDRTNRNRCQHCRLQKCLALGMSRDAVKFGRMSKKQRDSLYAEVQKHQQSQEQSGGTKEEPEPLSRVYTTSVSSGLSDLDDISTLSDGLLFDFPLTPDGSSTYYNLDLLASAQPSPDQSSLDVADATLIKQESVYELMLEPALFAHGALEGGQLSAEISVLELDRVAQNVVKSHLETCQYTTEELKRLAWSLYSPEEVRALQSKSCEAMWQQCSLQISNAIQYVVEFAKRIDGFMELCQNDQIILLKAGCLEVLLIRMVRAFNPLNSTVLFEGKFGGAQMFKALGCDDLVGAVFELGRTLCRLQLSDEELALFTAAVLLSPDRPWLTESKKVQKLQDKIYVALQHEIQKKHSAEDKLSKMVSKLPLMKTICNLHLDKLEFFRLLHPETAMNFPPLYKEVFNSELQYSDPRES; from the exons ATGCGAG CCCAAATCGAAGTGATCCCGTGCAAGATCTGCGGAGACAAGTCCTCGGGGATCCACTACGGCGTTATCACCTGCGAAGGCTGCAAG GGATTTTTCCGGAGGAGCCAGCAGAACAACGCCAGCTACTCCTGCTCCCGGCAGAGGAACTGCCTGATCGACCGCACCAACCGCAACCGCTGCCAGCACTGCCGCCTGCAGAAATGCCTGGCGCTGGGCATGTCCCGCGACG CGGTGAAGTTTGGCCGCATGTCGAAGAAGCAGCGGGACAGCCTCTACGCCGAGGTGCAGAAGcaccagcagagccaggagcagagcgGCGGCACCAAGGAGGAACCCGAGCCCCTGAGCCGCGTCTACACCACCAGCGTCAGCAGCGGGCTCTCGGACCTGGACGACATCTCCACGCTGTCGGACGGGCTCCTCTTCGACTTTCCCCTCACCCCCGACGGCAGCAGCACCTACTACAACCTTGACCTGCTCGCCTCGGCGCAGCCCTCGCCTGACCAGTCCAGCCTGGACGTGGCAGATGCCACGCTCATCAAGCAGGAGTCCGTCTACGAGCTGATGCTGGAGCCGGCCCTGTTCGCGCACGGCGCGCTGGAGGGCGGCCAGCTCTCTGCCGAGATCTCCGTCCTCGAGCTCG ACCGGGTGGCCCAGAACGTGGTGAAGTCGCACCTGGAGACGTGCCAGTACACGACGGAGGAGCTCAAGCGCCTGGCGTGGAGCCTCTACTCCCCCGAGGAGGTCCGCGCCTTGCAGAGCAAG AGCTGCGAGGCCATGTGGCAGCAGTGCTCGCTGCAGATCTCCAACGCCATCCAGTACGTGGTGGAGTTTGCCAAGCGCATCGACGGCTTCATGGAGCTCTGCCAGAACGACCAGAtcatcctcctgaaagccg GCTGCCTCGAGGTGCTCCTGATCCGCATGGTCCGCGCCTTCAACCCCCTGAACAGCACCGTCCTCTTCGAGGGGAAGTTCGGTGGCGCGCAGATGTTCAAGGCGCTCG GCTGCGACGACCTCGTCGGCGCCGTCTTCGAGCTGGGGAGGACCCTGTGCCGCCTGCAGCTCTCGGATGAGGAGCTCGCCCTCTTCACCGCCGCCGTCCTGCTCTCCCCGG ATCGCCCGTGGCTGACGGAGTCCAAGAAGGTGCAGAAGCTCCAGGACAAGATCTACGTGGCCCTGCAGCATGAGATCCAGAAGAAGCACTCTGCCGAGGACAAGCTCTCGAAG ATGGTTTCCAAGCTGCCCTTGATGAAGACCATTTGCAACCTGCACTTGGACAAGCTGGAATTTTTCCGTCTCCTGCACCCAGAGACCGCCATGAACTTCCCACCCCTCTATAAGGAGGTCTTCAACTCGGAGCTGCAGTACAGCGACCCACGGGAGAGCTAA